A single region of the Hyalangium ruber genome encodes:
- a CDS encoding B12-binding domain-containing radical SAM protein, whose translation MHGRRVLSPVLLLGAGTGEATCGILYLAGYLRRGGIEAFVRLYDGDESEDEVVRSLEALVARVRPRLVGISLKWFHHIHRALLLARTLRKIDPEIRIVVGGNSASYWWRELNAFDCIDHIVLGDGELPLLALCQGDPSPPNCVTRDPDGSPRRLPLAYVQGAKNSEDIYYSHFNDIFLSQQDRHAFSGWVAPGKGCGENCLYCGGARGNQKAAFGRAKPFLRSEESVRRDHQEIAHQTWQMRYDFSGSSAEFLQSTWAGVDLSRHSCTYFLWGVARIELIDALARTFEKVYMVLDIGCFSEQQRLEQMRRGLLKPCATDQELLKLIDSCRRHPNLGIEISGIAGLPFASAATLEEEVRLVERVISLDCVVGYQRLEAQPGALVTEHPARFDMETEARTFTEFLDYFERREPGDVSVPMLRFRDAALEKAVQRTSDHVDSLAWKHRDARRRIAINGRTRLRNTAPSTLRFKLGDWLGHHRVPAKVAQEQVTVVRSIDGTGLACAPSVSPRRFTDPTLDQGEDGRILLSTLAAFEQPTTVASAVTQLGAKVKLDPNSAREVIDHLVDGRFLQPA comes from the coding sequence ATGCATGGCCGTCGCGTCCTCTCTCCAGTCCTCCTCCTCGGCGCCGGAACCGGCGAAGCCACTTGCGGAATCCTCTATCTCGCGGGCTACCTGCGACGAGGAGGGATCGAGGCCTTCGTCCGGCTCTACGACGGGGACGAATCCGAGGACGAGGTCGTCCGCTCGCTCGAAGCCCTGGTGGCCCGCGTGCGGCCCCGGCTCGTCGGTATCAGCCTCAAGTGGTTCCACCACATCCACCGCGCGCTGCTCCTGGCTCGGACGCTGCGCAAGATCGACCCCGAGATCCGAATCGTCGTGGGCGGCAACAGCGCGTCGTACTGGTGGCGGGAGCTGAACGCGTTCGATTGCATCGACCACATCGTCCTGGGCGACGGCGAGCTGCCGCTGCTGGCGCTCTGCCAGGGCGATCCCTCCCCTCCCAACTGCGTCACCCGGGATCCGGACGGCAGCCCGCGGCGGTTGCCCCTGGCGTACGTGCAAGGCGCCAAGAACAGCGAAGACATCTACTACTCGCACTTCAACGACATCTTCCTGAGTCAGCAGGATCGCCACGCCTTCTCGGGGTGGGTCGCTCCCGGCAAGGGGTGCGGCGAGAACTGCCTCTATTGCGGCGGGGCTCGTGGCAACCAGAAGGCGGCGTTCGGACGCGCGAAGCCGTTCCTGCGGTCCGAGGAGAGCGTGCGCCGCGACCACCAGGAGATCGCCCACCAGACGTGGCAGATGCGCTACGACTTCTCGGGTAGCTCGGCGGAGTTCCTGCAAAGCACCTGGGCGGGAGTCGATCTCTCACGCCACTCCTGCACGTATTTCCTGTGGGGAGTGGCCCGGATCGAGCTCATCGACGCGCTGGCCCGGACCTTCGAGAAGGTCTACATGGTGCTCGACATCGGTTGCTTCTCGGAGCAGCAGCGGCTCGAGCAGATGCGGCGCGGCCTGCTCAAGCCATGTGCAACGGACCAGGAGCTGCTGAAGCTCATCGACAGCTGCCGGCGCCATCCGAACCTGGGTATCGAGATCTCCGGAATCGCGGGCCTCCCCTTCGCCAGCGCCGCCACGCTCGAAGAGGAAGTCCGCCTCGTGGAGCGCGTGATCAGCCTCGACTGCGTGGTGGGCTACCAGCGACTCGAAGCGCAGCCCGGTGCGCTCGTCACCGAGCACCCCGCGCGGTTCGACATGGAGACCGAAGCGCGAACGTTCACGGAGTTCCTCGACTACTTCGAGCGACGCGAGCCCGGCGACGTGTCGGTGCCGATGCTGCGCTTCCGCGACGCGGCGCTCGAGAAAGCGGTGCAGCGCACGTCGGATCACGTGGATTCCCTCGCATGGAAGCACCGAGACGCGAGGCGAAGGATCGCGATCAACGGCCGTACGCGCCTGCGGAACACCGCCCCCTCGACGCTCCGGTTCAAGCTCGGCGATTGGTTGGGACACCACCGGGTTCCGGCGAAGGTGGCGCAGGAACAGGTGACCGTCGTGCGGTCCATCGACGGCACAGGCCTGGCTTGCGCACCCTCGGTCAGCCCGCGAAGGTTCACCGACCCGACGCTGGATCAGGGCGAGGACGGCAGGATTCTCCTGAGCACCCTGGCTGCCTTCGAGCAACCGACGACGGTCGCCAGCGCGGTGACGCAGTTGGGAGCGAAGGTGAAGCTCGACCCGAACTCGGCGCGAGAGGTCATCGACCATCTCGTTGACGGACGCTTCCTGCAGCCGGCGTGA
- a CDS encoding DEAD/DEAH box helicase codes for MTFTSLGLSEPLARAVADLGYGAPTPVQREAIPAVLRGRDVWACARTGSGKTAAFVLPLLHALSAHPGRAPRQVRALVLVPTRELAAQISEAIGRYGRYLPRPLKTCLAVGGVSINPQMMALRGGADLVVATPGRALDLVKQNALRLSSVETLVLDEADRLLSLGFSEELTRLLELLPARRQNLLFSATFPQAVQTLAAQLLHEPTRVSVDSSEPPADTPEALGTIEQRAIEVDTDKRTPLLRRLIETHAWSHVLVFVASRHGADHVALKLNRAGILAAALHGELSQGARTQALADFQAQRVKVLVATDVAARGLDIERLPAVVNYDLPRSTVDYLHRIGRTGRAGQSGVAVSFVTPSTEAHFRLIERRHHLKLPRERLAGLEPTELAPPVLDPQGGVKGKRKSKKDKLREAAAAAQSPTRKRQG; via the coding sequence ATGACCTTCACTTCCCTCGGCCTCTCGGAGCCGCTCGCCCGTGCCGTGGCCGACCTCGGCTATGGCGCGCCCACGCCGGTCCAGCGCGAGGCCATCCCCGCGGTGCTGCGGGGCCGCGACGTGTGGGCCTGCGCGCGGACGGGCTCAGGGAAGACCGCCGCGTTCGTCCTGCCCCTCCTGCACGCCCTGAGTGCGCACCCGGGCCGGGCCCCGAGACAGGTGCGCGCCCTGGTGCTCGTCCCCACGCGCGAGCTCGCCGCGCAGATCTCCGAGGCGATTGGCCGCTATGGGCGCTATCTGCCGAGGCCGCTGAAGACCTGTCTCGCGGTGGGCGGCGTCTCGATCAACCCCCAGATGATGGCGCTGCGTGGTGGCGCCGACCTGGTGGTGGCGACGCCCGGACGCGCGCTGGACCTCGTGAAGCAGAATGCGCTGCGGCTCTCCTCGGTGGAGACACTGGTGCTCGACGAGGCGGACCGGCTCCTCTCGCTAGGCTTCTCCGAGGAGCTCACGCGCCTCCTGGAGTTGCTGCCCGCCCGCAGGCAGAACCTGCTCTTCTCCGCGACCTTTCCGCAGGCGGTTCAGACGCTCGCGGCGCAGCTCCTTCACGAGCCCACCCGCGTTAGCGTGGACTCCTCCGAGCCGCCCGCCGACACGCCCGAGGCCCTGGGCACCATCGAGCAGCGCGCCATCGAGGTGGACACGGACAAGCGCACGCCGCTGCTGCGCCGGCTCATCGAGACGCATGCGTGGTCCCACGTCCTCGTCTTCGTGGCGAGCCGCCATGGCGCTGACCACGTCGCGCTGAAGCTGAATCGCGCCGGCATCCTCGCGGCGGCGCTGCACGGTGAGTTGAGCCAGGGCGCGCGCACGCAGGCGCTCGCGGACTTCCAGGCCCAACGCGTGAAGGTGCTCGTCGCCACGGACGTGGCTGCCCGCGGTCTGGACATCGAGCGGCTGCCAGCGGTGGTGAACTACGATCTGCCGCGCTCCACCGTGGATTACCTGCACCGCATCGGGCGCACGGGCCGCGCGGGACAGTCCGGTGTGGCGGTCAGCTTCGTTACCCCGAGCACCGAGGCCCACTTCCGCCTCATCGAGCGCCGTCACCACCTCAAGCTCCCGCGCGAGCGCCTCGCGGGGCTCGAGCCGACCGAGCTCGCCCCGCCGGTGCTGGACCCGCAGGGCGGCGTGAAGGGCAAGCGCAAGAGCAAGAAGGACAAGCTGCGGGAGGCAGCGGCCGCGGCACAGAGCCCCACGCGCAAGCGGCAGGGGTAG
- the hflX gene encoding GTPase HflX — MLKTHPPRPSAVLVGVQLPGVSDAEHAADLAELGRLVKTLGYDAVATVSQRREGLASGTVLGTGKLKELAQLTGGSGVIASGAQDRTSKARERWEAADASEEPEEPQDEEAAPPSEDTPGEEARRPTAVVVDHELSPSQLRNLEKATGAQVLDRTGVIVDIFHRHARSHEARMQVEIARLNYLAPRLRESTGGRERQQGRGAGDSAVELDRRKIRDRLAELREGLAAIQKDQDQRRYARRDQLRVALVGYTNAGKSSLMRALTGSEVLVADQLFATLDTTVRALQPESRPRVLVSDTVGFIKKLPHDLVASFRSTLDEALEASLLLYVVDASDPTWDAQLEVTRTVLREIGADTVPSQLLFNKVDRLDAAAQEALRSRHPEALLLSAHRPEDVGLLREHILRAFAASMVDADLVIPYASQSRISEVYEHTTVLSEAFDESGRKLRVRGLPGAIARLTQAFGA; from the coding sequence ATGCTGAAGACCCACCCTCCCCGTCCCAGTGCCGTCCTTGTCGGTGTACAGCTCCCCGGCGTCTCGGACGCGGAGCACGCCGCGGACCTCGCGGAGCTCGGCCGGCTGGTGAAGACGCTGGGCTACGACGCGGTGGCCACCGTGAGCCAGCGCCGCGAGGGGCTGGCTTCCGGGACGGTGCTAGGCACCGGCAAGCTCAAGGAGCTGGCGCAGCTCACCGGCGGCAGCGGCGTCATCGCCTCTGGCGCTCAGGACCGGACCTCGAAGGCGCGCGAGCGCTGGGAGGCCGCGGACGCCTCCGAGGAGCCCGAGGAGCCCCAGGACGAGGAGGCCGCACCACCCTCGGAGGACACCCCGGGCGAGGAGGCACGGCGTCCCACGGCAGTCGTGGTGGACCACGAGCTCTCTCCGAGCCAGCTGCGCAACCTGGAGAAGGCCACCGGGGCGCAGGTGCTGGACCGCACCGGCGTCATCGTGGACATCTTCCACCGTCACGCGCGCAGCCACGAGGCGCGCATGCAGGTGGAGATCGCCCGGCTCAACTACCTCGCGCCCCGCCTGCGCGAGTCCACCGGAGGAAGGGAGCGGCAGCAGGGCCGCGGCGCCGGAGACTCCGCCGTGGAGCTCGACCGCCGGAAGATCCGCGACCGCCTCGCCGAGCTGCGCGAGGGACTCGCCGCCATCCAGAAGGACCAGGACCAGCGCCGCTACGCGCGTCGCGACCAGTTGCGCGTGGCGTTGGTCGGCTACACCAACGCGGGCAAGTCCTCGCTGATGCGCGCCCTGACCGGCAGCGAGGTGCTGGTGGCCGACCAGCTCTTCGCCACCCTCGACACCACGGTGCGGGCCCTGCAACCCGAGAGCCGTCCACGCGTGCTCGTCTCGGACACGGTGGGCTTCATCAAGAAGCTGCCGCACGATCTCGTCGCCTCCTTCCGCTCCACGCTCGACGAGGCGCTCGAGGCTTCGCTGCTGCTGTACGTGGTGGATGCGTCCGATCCCACCTGGGACGCGCAACTGGAGGTCACCCGCACGGTGCTGCGAGAGATCGGTGCGGACACCGTCCCGAGCCAGCTCCTCTTCAACAAGGTGGACCGGCTGGATGCGGCGGCTCAGGAGGCCCTGCGCTCGCGCCACCCGGAGGCGCTGCTGCTCTCCGCGCACCGGCCGGAGGACGTGGGGCTCCTGCGCGAGCACATCCTGCGCGCCTTCGCGGCCTCGATGGTCGATGCGGATCTGGTGATTCCCTACGCCTCGCAGTCGCGCATCAGCGAGGTGTACGAGCACACGACGGTGCTCTCCGAGGCCTTCGATGAGAGCGGTCGCAAGCTCCGCGTGCGCGGCCTGCCCGGTGCCATCGCGCGCCTCACGCAGGCTTTCGGAGCCTGA
- a CDS encoding DUF5953 family protein yields MTTRTRFVLNVYASVLMGDDGRSLAAIEGMERALPGLRLAWEVSKEGQLIELPQRDVWLAEAAARGEFPLVCNGDESYPVMISGRRRPASTSSGGQPQLQVHAKLPQGAAVVAAAADVLEHVAEGVRAQWGLIALSPMMQVIADQTGPKLYGPEKPPRGLPALKFPEAIPAPEIPRHLGWLNYWSAAAAKAIGFPDPARDAELLTRARPTASGGWVVQLTDAPLDLDNPAHLDALKRAYERFPVIGGRAAR; encoded by the coding sequence ATGACCACTCGAACTCGGTTCGTACTGAACGTCTACGCTTCAGTTCTCATGGGCGACGATGGCCGCTCGCTCGCTGCCATTGAAGGTATGGAGAGGGCGCTTCCCGGCTTGCGATTGGCGTGGGAAGTCTCAAAAGAAGGGCAGCTCATCGAGCTACCGCAGCGCGACGTATGGCTTGCTGAGGCAGCTGCACGTGGGGAATTCCCTCTCGTTTGCAATGGTGACGAGAGCTATCCGGTGATGATTTCAGGGCGGCGCCGACCCGCGAGTACGAGTTCAGGGGGCCAGCCACAGCTTCAGGTCCATGCGAAGCTGCCGCAGGGCGCGGCCGTCGTCGCGGCAGCAGCAGATGTGCTAGAGCACGTAGCGGAGGGCGTCCGCGCACAGTGGGGCCTCATAGCCCTGTCACCCATGATGCAGGTCATTGCGGACCAAACAGGCCCGAAGCTCTATGGGCCTGAAAAGCCACCACGGGGCTTGCCTGCACTCAAGTTCCCAGAGGCAATCCCCGCACCTGAGATTCCGCGTCACCTGGGGTGGCTGAACTATTGGTCTGCCGCTGCCGCGAAGGCCATCGGGTTCCCGGATCCTGCTCGCGATGCCGAGTTGCTCACGCGGGCGCGGCCCACGGCATCGGGAGGGTGGGTTGTGCAGCTCACGGATGCTCCGCTTGATCTCGACAACCCCGCCCACTTGGACGCGCTCAAGCGGGCCTACGAACGCTTCCCGGTGATCGGCGGGCGCGCGGCACGGTGA
- a CDS encoding DUF6310 domain-containing protein, whose protein sequence is MPHRTCIALLFLLSACVTMDPSPGEPEATSPRLTNLQRAALYPWTDDGQCVVRDASNEWPILAERCFHALDRDRVRFRDVTRRCAVAYAGAAAPAAVALCVFAAPEIVVGAVIVIGAVVVAAAIQEGIDAYQRNASRERAKPKAQTRTAKEPSANQAPKPEGSRSGDIFPPVPTESTPRSPECRPVPVPHAGKDDPHNECADKFPPNRYPGMDVLVGGKRFDALQVGVRVLWEIKTYQFDTYSDFLQEQVIRDQIREFEEERSIARVCGYGFVIGVSTEAHKAALLEVDDSFDIAVTGCER, encoded by the coding sequence ATGCCGCACCGAACGTGCATCGCACTCCTGTTCCTGCTCTCAGCCTGCGTAACGATGGATCCGAGCCCGGGAGAGCCGGAGGCCACGAGCCCGAGACTGACCAATCTTCAGCGTGCGGCGCTGTACCCCTGGACGGATGACGGGCAGTGCGTGGTGCGAGACGCCTCCAACGAATGGCCTATCCTGGCGGAGAGGTGCTTTCACGCTCTCGATCGCGACAGGGTCAGGTTTCGGGATGTCACCCGAAGATGCGCTGTCGCCTACGCGGGTGCAGCAGCTCCCGCAGCCGTGGCCCTCTGTGTCTTTGCGGCACCCGAAATCGTCGTCGGTGCTGTGATCGTTATTGGCGCGGTGGTGGTGGCAGCCGCCATCCAAGAGGGGATTGATGCTTATCAACGGAACGCATCCCGCGAGCGCGCGAAGCCCAAGGCTCAAACGCGGACCGCCAAGGAACCGTCAGCGAACCAAGCGCCGAAGCCAGAGGGGTCGCGCTCCGGAGACATCTTCCCCCCAGTGCCGACAGAATCCACTCCTCGCAGCCCGGAGTGCAGGCCCGTCCCGGTCCCGCACGCAGGCAAAGATGATCCACATAACGAGTGCGCCGATAAGTTTCCGCCGAACCGCTATCCCGGCATGGACGTGCTCGTCGGCGGCAAGCGCTTTGATGCGCTGCAAGTCGGCGTACGTGTGCTGTGGGAGATCAAGACCTATCAATTTGACACGTACAGTGACTTCCTCCAGGAGCAGGTGATCAGGGACCAAATAAGAGAGTTTGAGGAAGAGCGCAGCATTGCGCGGGTCTGTGGATATGGCTTCGTCATTGGGGTGAGCACCGAGGCACACAAAGCCGCGCTGCTGGAGGTAGACGACAGCTTTGATATCGCCGTCACCGGGTGTGAACGATGA
- a CDS encoding tyrosine-type recombinase/integrase, with amino-acid sequence MRGAPAKAIQELAGHKNLSTTQRYMHLSPAAKDAAISLLDEAASQISGDILETKIAPMEKPRG; translated from the coding sequence ATGCGAGGGGCGCCCGCCAAGGCCATCCAAGAACTGGCCGGACACAAGAACCTCTCCACTACCCAGCGGTACATGCACCTGAGCCCGGCAGCCAAGGACGCGGCGATCAGCCTGCTGGATGAGGCCGCCTCCCAGATTTCTGGAGACATCCTGGAGACGAAGATCGCGCCGATGGAGAAGCCCAGGGGCTGA
- a CDS encoding M20/M25/M40 family metallo-hydrolase: MMRRLLSALVLFGSTSLAGCATSGASSAAEVQRPRIEFTSKEKFDASAVPAYAGRHDETYAHIDANLASHLENLRRWVRQPSVSAQNQGVQEMATMLRDDLRKLGFKEAELVPTDGHPGVWGFYDAGAEKTLVVYMMYDVQPVEPTGWQVGAFDGALVDHALGKVLMARGATNQKGPERAFLNALESIIATRGKLPVNLMVVAEGEEELGSPHYPQVIDKYAERLKSASGVFFPFNSQGPSGDVSMFMGVKGILSFEMEARGSTQGGPMKSEVHGSLKAITDSPVWRLTQAMASLTTPDGNSIRVPGYYAPIRPPNEEEQRLVNGMLAEWRAREPGMRQSLGVQEWVDGMSGDDSLLRYLFDTTLNIDGMWAGYTGPGMKTILPHKATAKLDSRLVPDQTPEESLRLIRAHLDAQGFTDVETRLLSGYPPAQTSVSSSIVQAAISAYNKYGITPSVAPRLGGSAPYYIFTERLKLPLVAGGIGHGSGAHGPDEYMLIEPVAGSKIAGLAAIEKFYVDLLYALAEAR, from the coding sequence ATGATGCGCCGCCTGCTCTCTGCCCTTGTCCTGTTTGGCTCGACGTCGCTCGCGGGATGCGCGACGTCGGGCGCTTCTTCCGCCGCCGAGGTCCAGCGGCCTCGCATCGAGTTCACCTCGAAAGAGAAGTTCGATGCGTCCGCGGTCCCGGCGTACGCGGGGCGCCATGACGAGACGTACGCCCATATCGACGCCAACCTCGCCAGCCACTTGGAGAACCTGCGCCGGTGGGTACGCCAGCCCTCGGTGAGCGCGCAGAACCAGGGCGTTCAGGAGATGGCGACGATGCTCCGGGACGACCTGCGCAAGCTGGGGTTCAAGGAGGCGGAGCTGGTGCCCACGGATGGGCACCCGGGCGTGTGGGGTTTCTATGACGCGGGGGCGGAGAAGACCCTCGTCGTCTACATGATGTACGACGTGCAGCCGGTGGAGCCGACGGGCTGGCAGGTGGGCGCGTTCGACGGCGCGCTGGTGGACCACGCGCTGGGCAAGGTGCTGATGGCGCGCGGCGCGACGAACCAGAAGGGGCCGGAGCGCGCCTTCCTCAACGCGCTGGAGTCGATCATCGCCACGCGCGGCAAGCTGCCGGTGAACCTGATGGTGGTGGCGGAAGGGGAGGAGGAGCTCGGCTCTCCGCACTATCCGCAGGTGATCGACAAGTACGCCGAGCGGCTGAAGAGCGCCTCGGGGGTCTTCTTCCCGTTCAACAGCCAGGGGCCGTCGGGCGACGTCTCCATGTTCATGGGCGTGAAGGGGATCCTGTCGTTCGAGATGGAGGCGCGTGGCAGCACGCAGGGCGGACCGATGAAGTCGGAGGTCCACGGCTCGCTCAAGGCGATCACGGACTCGCCGGTGTGGCGGCTGACGCAGGCGATGGCGAGCCTCACCACGCCGGATGGGAACTCGATCCGCGTGCCGGGCTACTACGCGCCGATCCGTCCTCCGAACGAGGAGGAGCAGCGCCTGGTGAACGGCATGCTCGCCGAGTGGAGGGCTCGGGAGCCGGGGATGCGGCAGAGCCTGGGCGTGCAGGAGTGGGTGGACGGGATGAGCGGTGATGATTCGCTGCTGCGCTACCTGTTCGACACCACGCTCAACATCGACGGCATGTGGGCGGGCTACACGGGCCCGGGGATGAAGACGATCCTGCCGCACAAGGCGACTGCGAAGCTCGACTCGCGGCTGGTGCCGGACCAGACGCCGGAGGAGTCGCTGCGGCTCATCCGCGCGCACCTGGATGCGCAGGGGTTCACGGACGTGGAGACGCGGCTGTTGAGCGGCTACCCGCCGGCGCAGACGTCGGTCTCCTCATCGATCGTCCAGGCGGCGATCAGCGCCTACAACAAATACGGCATCACCCCGAGCGTGGCGCCGCGACTGGGGGGGAGCGCGCCGTATTACATCTTCACGGAGCGGCTGAAGCTGCCGCTGGTGGCGGGCGGTATCGGCCACGGCTCCGGGGCGCATGGGCCTGACGAGTACATGCTGATCGAGCCAGTCGCGGGCTCCAAGATCGCCGGGCTGGCGGCGATCGAGAAGTTCTACGTGGACCTGCTCTACGCGTTGGCCGAGGCCCGCTAA
- a CDS encoding cyclic nucleotide-binding domain-containing protein — MGQRDDNERTELAVNPLYMMEGMEALKTSSLFGQLNEAELKTLFQAGERRVFQDGEELVKKGDDLDAFWVVVSGRVEVARDGSSTEQGAATFFGDRALAGTVPSPLSCRAVAEGEALRFSRASLVKLSREFPKLGVKILWVLLENAYKNQDSEED, encoded by the coding sequence GTGGGACAGCGCGACGACAACGAGCGGACGGAACTGGCGGTCAACCCGCTGTACATGATGGAGGGGATGGAGGCGCTGAAGACCTCCTCCCTGTTCGGCCAGCTGAACGAGGCGGAGCTCAAGACGCTCTTCCAGGCCGGCGAGCGGCGCGTCTTCCAGGATGGGGAAGAGCTGGTGAAGAAGGGTGACGACCTGGACGCCTTCTGGGTCGTGGTCAGCGGCCGGGTCGAGGTCGCGCGGGATGGCAGCAGCACCGAGCAGGGCGCGGCGACCTTCTTCGGAGATCGCGCGCTGGCCGGCACCGTGCCCTCGCCGCTGTCGTGCCGTGCGGTGGCGGAGGGAGAGGCCCTGCGCTTCTCGCGCGCCAGTCTGGTGAAGCTCTCCCGGGAGTTTCCCAAGCTGGGGGTGAAGATCCTCTGGGTGCTGCTGGAGAACGCCTACAAGAACCAGGACTCCGAGGAGGACTGA
- the eutB gene encoding ethanolamine ammonia-lyase subunit EutB, translating into MKTFHPQRRVKGARSRTSPQRAPVNPWQPVMMRRRTFMSALLGATAIAAACSDDTLVKPTEPPPGVYIPQVKPGEDLLAYLDRTRGGFDQATFNKLIGAANPFKEGDEAAALAAADETSRVNARTLLSNTRIGDLRAHPLFDDGLFQLIEQGVDSSQAAQVSTWTMGELKRFLLDKSEAEIKAIMGGLSSDVIGCIVKLMSNEELIAVGRKVFNPLPGSNLGAKGYLGARIQPNSPTDNVEDIRWQVLDGWAFGVGDVVLGTNPVSSDVFSVQAVELALKDLLDTFDLAETFPHCVLSHIDIQAEVETRTPGSTALWFQSLGGTEGANKTFDVTIPKMLDHASKRTGQYGLYFETGQGADGTNGHGNGFDMVVHESRKYGFARVLKQKVATAQLGAGKPARPWVHVNDVAGFIGPEVFRSKEQLVRCCLEDIVMGKLHGLMIGLDVCSTLHMEVTLDDLDWCLDQIMPANPGYLMALPTKNDPMLSYLTTAFQDHVRIRSKFGYKVEDRMWSFFQQLGVVDAEGRPGPHFGDPSWVYLQYRRKKGDTRSEADILSEARAQMTEVRKRGVFIAEGHGANTWDLNADLDREVRFLYEDAKASIFAELPATFAPSIAQAVTVATESKDRQDYILHPPTGEELSAGSLDRLRSLRDSQAGQYDVQIVISDGLNAWALTDEGHLAPYLQRVRSDLEAVGFKVAPEHIIVSAGRVRAGYRIGETLFGALPDRNSRRAILHVIGERPGSGHHAYSVYITAPGVDTWAQEGAVDHNITRVVSGIADTALTPSAAAAETVNILKQMAPR; encoded by the coding sequence ATGAAGACGTTCCACCCCCAGCGCCGCGTCAAGGGTGCGCGCTCGCGAACCTCTCCCCAGCGCGCTCCGGTAAATCCGTGGCAGCCGGTGATGATGCGCCGTCGCACCTTCATGTCGGCGCTGCTGGGCGCCACGGCGATCGCCGCGGCCTGCAGTGACGACACGCTGGTGAAGCCCACCGAACCGCCTCCCGGCGTCTACATCCCCCAGGTGAAGCCGGGGGAGGATCTCCTCGCGTACCTCGACCGCACGCGTGGCGGCTTCGATCAGGCCACCTTCAACAAGCTCATCGGCGCGGCCAACCCCTTCAAAGAGGGAGACGAGGCCGCCGCGCTCGCCGCGGCGGATGAGACGTCCCGCGTCAACGCCCGCACGCTGCTGTCCAACACCCGCATCGGCGACCTGCGCGCGCACCCGCTCTTCGACGACGGCCTCTTCCAGCTCATCGAGCAGGGCGTGGACTCCTCCCAGGCGGCCCAGGTGTCCACGTGGACGATGGGAGAGCTCAAGCGCTTCCTGCTCGACAAGAGCGAGGCGGAGATCAAGGCCATCATGGGAGGGCTGAGCAGCGACGTCATCGGCTGCATCGTCAAGCTCATGAGCAACGAGGAGCTCATCGCCGTGGGCCGCAAGGTCTTCAACCCGCTGCCCGGGAGCAACCTCGGCGCCAAGGGCTACCTGGGAGCGCGCATCCAGCCCAACTCGCCCACCGACAACGTGGAAGACATCCGCTGGCAGGTGCTCGACGGGTGGGCTTTCGGCGTCGGGGACGTGGTGCTCGGCACCAACCCGGTCTCGAGCGACGTGTTCTCCGTGCAGGCGGTGGAGCTGGCGCTCAAGGACCTGCTGGATACGTTCGATCTCGCGGAGACCTTCCCGCACTGTGTGCTGTCTCACATCGACATCCAGGCCGAGGTGGAGACGCGGACCCCGGGCTCGACCGCGCTCTGGTTCCAGAGCCTGGGCGGCACCGAGGGCGCGAACAAGACGTTCGACGTGACGATCCCCAAGATGCTGGATCACGCCTCCAAGCGCACGGGACAGTACGGGCTCTACTTCGAGACGGGGCAGGGCGCCGACGGCACCAACGGCCACGGCAACGGCTTCGACATGGTGGTACACGAGTCGCGCAAGTACGGCTTCGCGCGCGTGCTCAAGCAGAAGGTGGCCACGGCCCAGCTCGGTGCGGGCAAGCCGGCTCGGCCCTGGGTCCACGTCAACGACGTGGCGGGCTTCATCGGTCCGGAGGTGTTCCGCTCGAAGGAGCAGCTGGTGCGCTGCTGCCTCGAGGACATCGTCATGGGCAAGCTGCACGGGCTGATGATCGGCCTGGACGTGTGCTCCACGCTGCACATGGAGGTGACGCTGGACGATCTGGACTGGTGCCTGGATCAGATCATGCCGGCCAACCCGGGCTACCTGATGGCGCTGCCCACGAAGAACGATCCGATGCTGAGCTACCTCACCACGGCGTTCCAGGACCACGTCCGCATCCGCAGCAAGTTCGGCTACAAGGTCGAGGACCGGATGTGGTCCTTCTTCCAGCAGCTGGGCGTCGTCGACGCGGAGGGCCGGCCGGGGCCGCACTTCGGTGATCCCTCCTGGGTGTATCTGCAGTACCGCCGCAAGAAGGGAGACACGCGCTCGGAGGCGGACATTCTCTCCGAGGCGCGCGCGCAGATGACCGAGGTGCGCAAGCGGGGCGTCTTCATCGCCGAGGGCCACGGCGCCAACACGTGGGACCTGAACGCGGACCTCGATCGCGAGGTGCGCTTCCTCTACGAGGACGCCAAGGCGAGCATCTTCGCCGAGCTGCCCGCCACCTTCGCGCCGTCCATCGCCCAGGCGGTCACTGTCGCCACCGAGTCCAAGGATCGCCAGGACTACATCCTCCACCCGCCCACGGGCGAGGAGCTCTCGGCGGGCTCGCTCGACAGGCTGCGCTCCCTGCGCGACAGCCAGGCGGGCCAGTATGACGTGCAGATCGTCATCTCCGACGGGCTCAACGCGTGGGCGCTCACGGACGAGGGCCACCTGGCGCCGTACCTGCAGCGGGTGCGCTCGGATCTGGAGGCGGTGGGCTTCAAGGTCGCCCCCGAGCACATCATCGTCAGCGCCGGGCGCGTGCGGGCCGGCTACCGGATCGGCGAGACCCTCTTCGGCGCGTTGCCGGATCGGAACTCGCGCCGCGCCATCCTGCACGTGATTGGCGAGCGGCCCGGCTCGGGGCACCACGCATACTCCGTCTACATCACCGCGCCGGGCGTGGACACGTGGGCACAGGAGGGCGCGGTGGACCACAACATCACCCGCGTGGTCTCCGGCATCGCCGATACGGCCCTGACGCCGAGTGCCGCCGCGGCGGAGACGGTGAACATCCTCAAGCAGATGGCGCCGCGCTAG